In Sporosarcina luteola, one DNA window encodes the following:
- the purD gene encoding phosphoribosylamine--glycine ligase: protein MKVLVIGSGGREHAIARQFNESPSVSNVYVAPGNDGMKNDAECIGIDAADFEALASFAIEQGIDLTFVGPEQPLAEGIVDFFSEKGLRIFGPTKAAAQIEGSKSFAKELMSKYGIPTAAYGTFTDAEEAKAFIRQQGAPIVVKADGLAAGKGVVVAMTLEEAIVAVDDMIGNQRFGESSSRVVIEEFLDGEEFSYMSFIHDGQIYPMVIAQDHKRAYDGDRGPNTGGMGAYSPVPHIPEHVIEEAYEKVVVPTVHAMTEEGTPFTGILYAGLILTEEGPKVIEFNARFGDPETQVVLPRMRSDFGAFMMALMNKEPFELEWHDDAMFGVVIASDRYPGNVVNGARLPNLNVLNGLDVFHAGTKAVDAHFVGNGGRVLLAAAKAETLEEAKTLVYERLNQTEWNGFFYRMDIGWRAFQSK from the coding sequence ATGAAAGTACTCGTAATCGGCAGCGGAGGCCGGGAGCATGCGATTGCAAGGCAGTTCAATGAATCGCCATCCGTTTCAAACGTATATGTTGCACCCGGAAACGACGGCATGAAGAACGATGCGGAATGTATCGGAATCGATGCGGCTGATTTTGAGGCGCTAGCTTCATTCGCTATCGAGCAAGGGATTGACTTGACGTTTGTAGGTCCTGAGCAGCCGTTGGCGGAAGGGATCGTCGATTTTTTCTCAGAAAAAGGCTTGCGTATTTTCGGACCGACGAAGGCTGCTGCTCAAATCGAGGGCAGCAAGTCTTTCGCAAAGGAATTAATGAGTAAATACGGTATCCCGACGGCAGCATACGGGACGTTCACGGACGCTGAGGAAGCAAAGGCATTCATCCGTCAGCAAGGTGCGCCGATTGTCGTAAAAGCGGATGGACTCGCAGCGGGGAAAGGCGTCGTTGTCGCAATGACGTTGGAGGAAGCGATTGTAGCAGTTGACGATATGATCGGCAATCAGCGTTTCGGGGAGTCATCTTCCCGCGTCGTCATCGAGGAATTCCTGGACGGCGAAGAGTTTTCGTATATGTCTTTCATCCATGATGGACAGATCTACCCGATGGTCATCGCGCAAGATCATAAGCGTGCGTATGATGGCGATAGAGGGCCGAACACAGGCGGGATGGGTGCTTATTCTCCGGTTCCGCATATTCCGGAGCATGTGATTGAAGAAGCGTATGAGAAAGTCGTCGTTCCGACAGTCCATGCCATGACGGAAGAAGGGACGCCGTTCACGGGAATCCTGTACGCGGGACTCATCTTGACGGAAGAAGGACCGAAAGTGATCGAGTTCAACGCACGCTTCGGTGACCCGGAAACACAGGTTGTGTTGCCAAGAATGCGTTCGGATTTCGGGGCATTCATGATGGCGCTTATGAATAAAGAGCCATTTGAATTGGAGTGGCATGATGATGCTATGTTTGGTGTTGTCATCGCGTCCGACCGTTATCCAGGCAACGTTGTGAATGGGGCGCGACTTCCCAATCTTAATGTGTTGAACGGACTAGACGTTTTCCATGCCGGCACGAAAGCCGTTGATGCTCATTTTGTCGGCAATGGCGGAAGAGTTCTGCTCGCTGCGGCAAAAGCGGAAACGTTGGAAGAGGCGAAAACTCTAGTGTACGAAAGATTGAATCAAACCGAATGGAATGGATTTTTCTACCGGATGGACATCGGTTGGCGCGCATTCCAAAGTAAATGA
- the purH gene encoding bifunctional phosphoribosylaminoimidazolecarboxamide formyltransferase/IMP cyclohydrolase encodes MKKRALLSVSDKNGVLEFAQALEALDYEILSTGGTMKHLKENGVAVTAVDEVTGFPEIMEGRVKTLNPMIHGGLLAKQDDAAHQAQMKEHGIQPIHIVCVNLYPFKETISKPDVAINDAIENIDIGGPAMLRASAKNHAYVTVIVDSADYGQVLEELQTEGQTTLETRRRLAAKVFRHTAAYDALISGYLTDLADEQFPEQVTFTYELKQPLRYGENPHQKAAFYSRPLGSDFSIANAEQLHGKELSYNNIQDANAAIQIVKEFNQPAAVAVKHMNPCGVGVGETIAEAFNKAYEADPVSIFGGIIALNREVDDATAEKLSGIFLEIVIAPSFTDEAIDVLTKKKNIRLLTIPFEQHKQEAWNTVSVEGGLLMQQPDAYGFDDAEIRVATDREPTESEWEAMKLGWAVVKHVKSNAIVVSDSQRTLGVGAGQMNRVGAAAIALTQAGERAKGAALASDAFFPMDDTVEAAAKAGITAIIQPGGSVKDEDSIKKANEYGIAMVFTGVRHFKH; translated from the coding sequence GTGAAAAAACGGGCATTGCTCAGCGTCTCGGACAAAAACGGAGTCTTAGAATTCGCTCAAGCACTAGAAGCACTCGACTATGAAATTCTGTCAACCGGCGGAACAATGAAACATCTGAAGGAAAACGGCGTCGCGGTGACGGCGGTCGATGAAGTGACGGGCTTCCCTGAAATTATGGAAGGCCGCGTCAAAACGCTCAACCCGATGATCCACGGCGGACTGCTGGCAAAGCAGGACGACGCGGCACATCAAGCGCAAATGAAAGAACACGGCATCCAGCCGATCCATATTGTCTGCGTGAACCTATACCCATTTAAAGAAACGATTTCGAAACCTGACGTAGCCATCAATGACGCAATTGAAAATATCGATATCGGCGGTCCGGCAATGCTTCGTGCATCCGCAAAAAACCACGCCTACGTCACAGTCATCGTCGATTCGGCAGATTACGGCCAAGTACTTGAAGAGCTGCAAACGGAAGGGCAGACGACACTTGAAACACGCCGCCGCCTTGCAGCGAAGGTCTTCCGTCATACAGCTGCGTATGATGCACTCATTTCCGGATATTTGACTGACCTTGCAGACGAACAATTCCCTGAGCAAGTGACGTTTACATACGAGTTGAAACAGCCGCTCCGCTACGGCGAAAACCCGCATCAGAAAGCGGCGTTCTATAGCCGTCCGCTCGGTTCAGATTTCTCCATCGCGAATGCGGAGCAACTTCACGGAAAAGAGCTTTCCTATAACAATATCCAAGATGCCAATGCGGCCATCCAAATCGTCAAGGAATTCAACCAACCGGCGGCAGTGGCAGTTAAGCATATGAACCCTTGCGGCGTAGGTGTCGGAGAAACAATCGCCGAGGCGTTCAATAAAGCATACGAAGCCGACCCGGTTTCCATCTTCGGAGGCATTATCGCCTTGAACCGTGAAGTGGATGATGCAACAGCTGAAAAGCTCTCGGGCATCTTCCTCGAAATCGTCATCGCGCCTTCGTTCACAGACGAAGCGATTGATGTATTGACGAAGAAGAAAAACATCCGTCTACTCACAATCCCGTTTGAACAGCATAAGCAAGAAGCTTGGAATACAGTGTCGGTTGAAGGTGGACTGCTCATGCAGCAACCTGACGCATACGGCTTTGACGATGCAGAGATCCGAGTTGCAACAGACCGTGAACCGACGGAATCTGAATGGGAAGCAATGAAGTTAGGTTGGGCAGTCGTCAAGCATGTGAAGTCGAATGCGATCGTCGTATCTGATTCGCAAAGGACGCTCGGCGTCGGAGCGGGGCAGATGAACCGTGTCGGAGCTGCTGCGATTGCATTAACGCAAGCGGGAGAACGTGCGAAAGGCGCAGCGCTAGCCTCGGATGCATTCTTCCCGATGGATGATACCGTGGAAGCGGCAGCGAAAGCGGGCATTACGGCAATCATCCAGCCCGGGGGATCCGTGAAGGACGAGGATTCCATCAAGAAGGCGAATGAATATGGCATTGCAATGGTATTCACAGGCGTACGTCATTTCAAACATTGA
- the purN gene encoding phosphoribosylglycinamide formyltransferase: MNGKARIAVFASGSGSNFEALETACREGELDAEIVLVMTDRPASFVIERARQTDIRVVAVEPKAFPSKQAYEEALLDILHEEEVEWIVLAGYMRLIGPTLLAAYPSRIVNIHPSLLPSFPGKDAIGQAIAHGVKLTGVTVHLVDEGMDTGPILAQVAVPVVEGDAELTAQAIHAVEHVLYKETLQKLILTNGGIHS; the protein is encoded by the coding sequence ATGAACGGAAAAGCAAGAATCGCGGTATTCGCTTCCGGCAGCGGCAGCAACTTCGAAGCGCTTGAAACAGCATGCCGGGAAGGCGAGCTGGACGCGGAAATCGTCCTCGTCATGACAGACAGGCCCGCATCGTTCGTCATTGAACGGGCGAGACAGACGGACATTCGAGTCGTCGCAGTAGAACCGAAAGCCTTCCCGTCGAAGCAGGCGTATGAGGAAGCTTTGCTCGATATATTGCATGAAGAGGAAGTTGAATGGATTGTGCTTGCTGGATACATGAGGCTCATCGGACCGACGTTGTTGGCCGCGTATCCTTCACGGATCGTCAATATCCATCCGTCGCTGCTCCCTTCATTCCCGGGGAAAGACGCAATCGGACAGGCAATCGCCCACGGTGTGAAACTTACCGGCGTCACCGTCCATCTTGTTGATGAAGGGATGGATACGGGGCCGATCCTCGCGCAGGTGGCGGTTCCTGTCGTGGAAGGCGATGCGGAATTGACAGCACAGGCGATACATGCGGTGGAGCATGTGCTTTATAAAGAAACATTGCAGAAGTTGATCTTAACAAACGGAGGGATTCATTCGTGA
- the purM gene encoding phosphoribosylformylglycinamidine cyclo-ligase has product MSKAYEKAGVNIEAGYESVERMKSHVARTARKGVAGAFGGFGGMFDLSELNYKEPVLISGTDGVGTKLKLAFMADKHDTIGIDCVAMCVNDIVAQGAEPLYFLDYIALGKAVPEKVEAIVKGIADGCVQSGAALIGGETAEMPGLYDVNEYDLAGFAVGACEKSKVVTGEKVAEGDVLVGIASSGIHSNGFSLVRQIVLEEQGYKIDEYIAGFEELGKVGAALLEPTKIYAKPVMQIHGELDVHSMGHITGGGFYENLPRMFGEGFGVEVDLGSWPVLPVFKMLKVKGDLLDKDLYSVFNMGIGFVIALPEEQAKRAIQIAAEHGEDAYEIGRVVRGSGVVFKGDHDGSLAE; this is encoded by the coding sequence ATGTCAAAGGCGTATGAAAAAGCGGGAGTCAATATCGAGGCGGGTTATGAATCGGTTGAACGGATGAAGTCGCATGTCGCGCGTACGGCGCGGAAAGGCGTTGCAGGTGCATTCGGCGGTTTCGGAGGGATGTTCGATCTTTCGGAGCTTAACTATAAAGAGCCAGTGCTCATTTCCGGCACAGACGGCGTCGGCACGAAATTGAAATTGGCGTTCATGGCGGATAAGCACGATACGATCGGCATCGACTGTGTCGCGATGTGCGTGAATGATATCGTTGCCCAAGGAGCGGAGCCGCTTTATTTCTTGGACTATATCGCACTTGGTAAAGCGGTCCCTGAAAAAGTTGAGGCAATTGTCAAGGGAATTGCGGACGGCTGCGTGCAGTCGGGTGCTGCGCTGATCGGCGGAGAGACGGCTGAAATGCCAGGACTCTATGATGTGAATGAATATGACTTGGCTGGATTTGCGGTCGGTGCCTGTGAAAAGAGCAAGGTCGTTACAGGGGAGAAAGTCGCTGAAGGGGACGTTCTTGTCGGCATCGCTTCAAGCGGCATCCACTCGAATGGATTCTCGCTCGTACGTCAGATCGTTCTGGAAGAGCAAGGGTATAAGATTGATGAGTATATCGCTGGGTTCGAGGAGCTCGGCAAGGTCGGAGCCGCTTTGCTTGAACCGACGAAGATCTATGCGAAGCCTGTCATGCAAATCCATGGGGAGCTTGACGTCCATTCGATGGGGCATATTACGGGCGGAGGATTTTATGAGAACCTTCCGAGAATGTTCGGTGAAGGGTTCGGTGTCGAAGTAGATCTCGGATCATGGCCAGTGCTGCCTGTCTTTAAAATGCTGAAAGTGAAAGGCGATCTATTGGATAAAGACTTGTACAGCGTCTTCAATATGGGAATTGGGTTCGTTATCGCCCTTCCAGAAGAACAAGCAAAGCGAGCCATTCAAATTGCTGCGGAACACGGTGAGGATGCATACGAAATCGGTCGTGTCGTGCGCGGATCGGGAGTCGTTTTCAAAGGCGATCATGATGGGAGCTTAGCAGAATGA
- the purF gene encoding amidophosphoribosyltransferase has protein sequence MLAELRGLNEECGVFGIWGHEDAAQLSYYGLHALQHRGQEGAGIVTKNGKGFHVVKGEGLVNDVFSGDALKSLTGRSAIGQVRYTTEEGRGAENVQPLVFRSMTGSLAIAHNGNLINAKDLKESLEKQGSIFQTTSDTEVLAHLIKRSGSGSLTQRDRVKKALSMLKGAFAFVVLTEDGLLVAQDPNGLRPLSLGKLGDAWVVASETCAFDLIGAETIRSVEPGELIVINDKGLHSDRFAEAADRAICSMEYVYFSRPDSDIDGINIHMARKRCGKQLAREVNIEADVVTGVPDSSISAAIGFSEESGIPYELGLIKNRYVGRTFIQPTQAMRERGVKMKLSPVHQVVEGKRVVMVDDSIVRGTTSRRIVKMLRDAGAKEVHVVIAAPPLVSPCFYGVDISTDSELIATGRSVDEVRELIGADSLTFLSAEGMLNAIGRPSEMKNCGQCLACFTGEYPTEIYADTVLPHEKEIGR, from the coding sequence ATGCTTGCTGAACTCAGAGGCCTGAACGAAGAATGCGGCGTGTTCGGCATTTGGGGCCATGAAGATGCGGCGCAGCTGAGCTATTACGGCTTACACGCGCTGCAGCACCGCGGGCAGGAAGGTGCTGGTATCGTAACGAAGAATGGCAAAGGATTTCATGTCGTTAAAGGGGAAGGCCTTGTGAATGATGTGTTCTCCGGTGACGCATTGAAAAGCTTGACGGGACGTTCGGCAATCGGCCAAGTCCGTTACACGACGGAGGAGGGGCGGGGCGCTGAAAACGTGCAGCCACTCGTCTTCCGTTCCATGACAGGCAGTTTGGCGATTGCGCATAACGGCAATTTAATTAACGCGAAGGATTTGAAGGAGAGTCTTGAAAAGCAAGGAAGCATCTTTCAAACGACTTCCGATACGGAAGTGCTTGCCCATTTGATTAAACGGAGCGGCAGCGGTTCTTTGACGCAGCGGGATCGGGTGAAAAAGGCGCTGTCGATGTTGAAAGGTGCCTTCGCATTCGTCGTGTTGACGGAAGATGGTTTGCTCGTCGCTCAGGATCCGAACGGGTTGCGGCCATTGTCCCTAGGGAAATTAGGAGATGCATGGGTTGTTGCGTCTGAAACATGCGCGTTCGATTTGATCGGCGCAGAAACGATCCGTTCGGTTGAACCGGGCGAGTTGATCGTCATCAATGATAAAGGCTTGCATTCCGATCGATTCGCGGAAGCTGCTGACCGGGCAATCTGCTCGATGGAATACGTCTATTTTTCAAGACCGGATTCGGATATCGACGGCATCAATATCCATATGGCGCGGAAACGGTGCGGCAAGCAGCTTGCAAGGGAAGTCAACATCGAGGCGGATGTCGTGACGGGCGTTCCGGATTCAAGTATTTCTGCAGCGATTGGGTTTTCCGAGGAAAGTGGCATTCCGTACGAACTTGGGTTGATTAAGAACAGGTATGTCGGTAGGACGTTCATCCAACCGACGCAGGCGATGCGCGAAAGAGGCGTGAAGATGAAGCTTTCTCCAGTACATCAAGTCGTCGAAGGGAAGCGGGTCGTCATGGTGGACGATTCGATTGTCCGCGGGACGACTTCGAGACGGATCGTCAAAATGCTGAGGGATGCGGGTGCGAAAGAAGTGCACGTCGTCATTGCGGCGCCTCCGCTCGTCAGCCCTTGCTTCTATGGCGTTGACATCAGTACGGATTCCGAATTGATTGCGACAGGACGTTCTGTTGATGAAGTGCGGGAATTGATCGGCGCTGATTCACTGACGTTCCTTTCAGCGGAAGGGATGCTGAATGCAATCGGCAGACCGTCTGAAATGAAAAATTGCGGACAATGTCTTGCGTGCTTCACAGGTGAATATCCGACGGAAATTTACGCGGATACAGTATTGCCACACGAAAAAGAAATCGGGCGATAA